Part of the Streptomyces europaeiscabiei genome is shown below.
AAGGAGTGGTCCGCGGAAGGCGGTGTCTCCCATGTCCTGTCGGACCTGAGGAAGCCCGCGGGCGGGCGCGGCATGCGGGCGGCGAAGTCCATGACGCCCGAGAATCGCAAGCTCATCGAGCGCTCTTTCCGAGCTCTACCGGCGGTCGCCCAGTGCCTGTTGTGGCACACCGAGGTAGAAGCAGAAATGATAACCATACCCACTGGTCTGCTGGGTCTGGACGCCGACAGCGCGGTGGCCACGCTGGAACAGGCGCGCGACAAATTCCGCGAGGGCTGCGTCCGCGCCCACCGGGAACTCGCGCCGTCCAAGGATTGCCGCTTCTACAACCGGCTGCTGGACGTGCCGATTCGCCGCGGCGGAGCCCTGCTGCCGGATGTCCAGCAGCATCTGCTGGAGTGCCGCTACTGCCGTTACGCCGCCGAGCAACTCAGCCATTTCGAGGGCGGGCTGGGCGGGGTCATCGCCGAGGCCGTGCTGGGCTGGGGCGCCCGGCGCTATCTCGACTCCCGGCCCGGCCGCATGCCGGACAAGGGGAACTCAAGACGTCCGGGGAGCGGCGGTCGGCATCGCCTGCTCTCCCAGATCCCCGCACAGCGCCGCCGGATCATCTCCGGGGCGCGCAACCCGAGGGCTCTGATCACCGTCGGTGTCTCCTCGGGCGCGCTGATCGCGGCCATCCTGGGCGCCGCGTTCCTCTCGGACGACGGCAGCGGGGCAGATCCCGCCGCATCCACCAGTGCCACCGGGGGCGTCGCCACGGCGCCGGACACCGGCAACGACACCACCACCGACACCGGCTCGGCGACCCCGCCCGCCATGTCCGGACGGTCCGCGGCACCCCAGCAGACCCGGCTGCGCAACCAGGCCGCCGACCTGTGCCTCGACATCCACGGCGGCAAGGCCGAGCAGGGCGCCTCGACGGAACTCGCGGTGTGCGACTCCGGCTGGACCCAGAAGTGGTCCTACGAGGCGGACGGCCTGCTGCGCAGTGTCGCCAACCCCGAGCTGTGCCTGGACTCCCAGGTCGACGCCGGAGTGGTCGTCCTCGGCAGGTGCGCCGACGAGGACTCCAAGCGCGGTGAC
Proteins encoded:
- a CDS encoding RICIN domain-containing protein, which codes for MHTPHPPRPTYPPAPGPVPGESDETLAARLRGWPEGGTGDPVALLMARHWQPTYDYAVICLATQSGVASMVTATAFHRVLDGLMRGESGVALRPRLLVAARDTVKEWSAEGGVSHVLSDLRKPAGGRGMRAAKSMTPENRKLIERSFRALPAVAQCLLWHTEVEAEMITIPTGLLGLDADSAVATLEQARDKFREGCVRAHRELAPSKDCRFYNRLLDVPIRRGGALLPDVQQHLLECRYCRYAAEQLSHFEGGLGGVIAEAVLGWGARRYLDSRPGRMPDKGNSRRPGSGGRHRLLSQIPAQRRRIISGARNPRALITVGVSSGALIAAILGAAFLSDDGSGADPAASTSATGGVATAPDTGNDTTTDTGSATPPAMSGRSAAPQQTRLRNQAADLCLDIHGGKAEQGASTELAVCDSGWTQKWSYEADGLLRSVANPELCLDSQVDAGVVVLGRCADEDSKRGDDVRYDFTVQGELLPRWGEGLAVAPVARDADADVVVKVRDNSGQQRWLTDGVTASPESLSVSGSEASTPETEPVSRKPEADDASPAPGPEKSGSPEPSVSPEAEQGGSILSVGDDTTTDADAGSGTGSGSAPVLPLTSVDLPNLLTGLGL